A genomic segment from Dermatobacter hominis encodes:
- a CDS encoding rhamnulokinase → MAARTFAAVDIGASGGRLMAGTVSRDGIQLDAVHRFPNGPVEVDGHLRWDFEHIVQQVAAGLRMIDAESVGIDTWAVDYGLLDASGELLAPPISYRDERTSSVIDEVHHLIPPAELYRLNGLQFLPFNTIYQLAAERRGPLWSSAAHVALIPDLLAHRLTGVLRTELTNASTTGLLDPRTHQWSPSILDRLGLPAQMLTQVEPPGVVRGETDAGAAVTTVASHDTASAVAAVPAVTEHFAYIASGTWSLVGVELDRPLLTAAARQGNFTNELGVDGRIRFLRNVGGLWLLQECMREWDCHDLDTLLAAAGETARGPLIDVDDRSFIAPGSMPERICAAARRELKKVEIVRCILDSLAVAYAGTIDHLASTTGTRIDVVHIVGGGAQNELLCRLTADATGRPVIAGPVEATALGNVLVQARAHGAAPRSLEELRAVVAGSFDLRRYEPT, encoded by the coding sequence GTGGCCGCCAGGACCTTCGCAGCCGTCGACATCGGCGCCTCGGGTGGCCGCCTCATGGCCGGCACCGTCTCCCGTGACGGCATCCAGCTCGACGCCGTGCACCGGTTCCCCAACGGGCCCGTCGAGGTGGACGGGCACCTGCGCTGGGACTTCGAGCACATCGTCCAGCAGGTCGCGGCCGGCCTGAGGATGATCGACGCCGAGTCCGTCGGCATCGACACGTGGGCGGTCGACTACGGACTGCTCGACGCCAGCGGCGAGCTGCTCGCTCCGCCGATCTCGTACCGAGACGAGCGCACTTCGTCGGTCATCGACGAGGTGCACCACCTCATCCCGCCCGCGGAGCTCTACCGCCTGAACGGGCTGCAGTTCCTGCCGTTCAACACGATCTACCAGCTGGCTGCCGAGCGACGTGGGCCGCTGTGGAGCAGCGCCGCCCACGTCGCGCTGATCCCGGACCTCCTGGCCCATCGCCTCACGGGCGTCCTCCGCACCGAGCTCACCAACGCCTCGACGACCGGCCTGCTGGACCCGCGGACCCACCAGTGGTCTCCGTCGATCCTCGATCGACTCGGCCTTCCTGCGCAGATGCTGACGCAGGTGGAGCCGCCCGGGGTCGTCCGCGGCGAGACCGACGCCGGCGCCGCCGTCACGACCGTCGCGTCCCACGACACCGCGTCGGCCGTCGCCGCCGTTCCTGCCGTGACGGAGCACTTCGCCTACATCGCCTCCGGAACCTGGTCCCTCGTCGGTGTCGAGCTCGACCGTCCGCTGCTCACGGCCGCGGCGCGACAGGGCAACTTCACCAACGAGCTCGGCGTCGACGGACGCATCCGCTTCCTGCGCAACGTCGGTGGCCTGTGGCTGCTCCAGGAGTGCATGCGCGAATGGGACTGCCACGACCTCGACACGCTCCTCGCTGCCGCGGGGGAGACGGCTCGAGGCCCGCTCATCGACGTCGACGACCGATCGTTCATCGCGCCCGGTTCGATGCCCGAGCGCATCTGCGCCGCCGCTCGCCGCGAGCTCAAGAAGGTGGAGATCGTCCGCTGCATCCTCGACTCGCTGGCCGTGGCCTACGCCGGCACGATCGACCACCTCGCCAGCACCACCGGCACGCGCATCGACGTCGTGCACATCGTGGGCGGGGGAGCGCAGAACGAGCTCTTGTGCCGGCTCACCGCCGATGCGACGGGCCGCCCGGTGATCGCCGGCCCGGTCGAGGCCACCGCGCTCGGCAACGTCCTCGTGCAAGCTCGTGCCCACGGCGCCGCGCCGCGTTCGCTCGAGGAGCTGCGGGCGGTCGTGGCCGGGTCGTTCGATCTGCGGCGGTACGAACCGACGTGA
- a CDS encoding bifunctional aldolase/short-chain dehydrogenase, which yields MANHTVDALIARSNRLGSDPRNTNYAGGNTSAKGTGTDPVTGTDVELLWVKGSGGDLGTLTEAGLAVLRLDRLRSLVDVYPGEADEDSMVAAFDFCCHGKGGAAPSIDTAMHGLVAAAHVDHLHPDAGIAIAAAADGEQLTKQIYGDKVLWVPWRRPGFQLGLDIAVVHDANPQAVGVILGGHGITAWGSTSDEAEANSRWIIETAQRYLDTHGDTTPLGAVVEERSALPRAERRAKAAALAPHLRAIASTDAAAAGRATIGHLIDDDTVLEFLASEKLFRLAELGTSCPDHFLRTKVKPLVLDLPASAPVEECVARLAELHDAYRADYASYYDRHAETDSPPMRGADPAIILVPGVGMFSFGKDKQTARVAGEFYVNAINVMRGAESVSTYSPIPESEKFRIEYWALEEAKLQRMPEPRRHAGRIALVTGAASGIGKAIAAQLASEGACVVVADRDADGAEAAASELGSTDVAIGVAVDVTDAAAVQAAVDAAALAFGGVDLVVSNAGLSISKPLLETSEADWDIQHDVMAKGTFLVAKAAARAMIDQRVGGDIVVIASKNAVFAGPNNIAYSATKADQAHQVRLLAAELGEHGIRVNGINPDGVVRGSGIFAGGWGAQRAAVYGVEEEDLGEFYAQRTILKREVLPEHVAAAVAAIASVEFSHTTGLLIPVDAGVAAAFLR from the coding sequence GTGGCGAACCACACGGTCGACGCGCTGATCGCCCGGTCCAACCGCCTCGGATCGGACCCGCGGAACACCAACTACGCCGGCGGCAACACCTCGGCCAAGGGCACCGGGACGGACCCGGTCACGGGCACCGACGTCGAACTGCTCTGGGTCAAGGGATCCGGCGGCGACCTCGGCACCCTGACCGAGGCAGGCCTCGCGGTGCTGCGCCTCGACCGGTTGCGGTCCCTCGTCGACGTCTATCCCGGCGAAGCGGACGAGGACTCGATGGTCGCCGCGTTCGACTTCTGCTGTCACGGCAAGGGCGGTGCCGCGCCGTCGATCGACACCGCGATGCACGGCCTCGTCGCCGCTGCGCACGTCGACCACCTCCACCCCGACGCCGGCATCGCCATCGCCGCCGCCGCGGACGGCGAGCAGCTCACCAAGCAGATCTACGGTGACAAGGTCCTCTGGGTCCCGTGGCGCAGGCCCGGCTTCCAGCTCGGACTCGACATCGCAGTGGTCCACGACGCCAACCCGCAGGCCGTCGGCGTCATCCTCGGCGGCCACGGCATCACCGCCTGGGGCTCGACCAGCGACGAGGCCGAGGCCAACTCGCGCTGGATCATCGAGACCGCACAGCGCTACCTCGATACCCACGGCGATACGACGCCCCTCGGTGCCGTCGTCGAGGAGCGCTCGGCGCTTCCCCGGGCCGAGCGGCGGGCGAAGGCTGCGGCCCTGGCGCCGCACCTCCGCGCGATCGCGTCGACGGACGCCGCCGCCGCCGGCCGGGCGACGATCGGTCACCTCATCGACGACGACACGGTCCTCGAGTTCCTCGCCTCCGAGAAGCTCTTCCGCCTGGCGGAGCTCGGCACGTCGTGTCCCGACCACTTCCTGCGGACGAAGGTGAAGCCGCTCGTGCTCGACCTCCCGGCGTCCGCGCCCGTGGAGGAGTGCGTGGCGCGGCTGGCGGAGCTGCACGACGCGTACCGCGCCGACTACGCGTCGTACTACGACCGTCATGCCGAGACGGACTCGCCGCCGATGCGCGGCGCGGACCCGGCGATCATCCTGGTGCCGGGCGTCGGCATGTTCTCCTTTGGCAAGGACAAGCAGACCGCCCGCGTCGCCGGCGAGTTCTACGTGAACGCGATCAACGTGATGAGAGGAGCCGAGTCCGTCTCGACGTACTCGCCGATCCCGGAGTCGGAGAAGTTCCGCATCGAGTACTGGGCGCTCGAAGAGGCGAAGCTGCAGCGGATGCCCGAGCCCAGGCGTCATGCCGGGCGGATCGCGCTCGTGACCGGGGCGGCGTCCGGGATCGGCAAGGCGATCGCCGCCCAGCTGGCTTCCGAGGGCGCGTGCGTCGTCGTCGCCGATCGCGATGCCGATGGTGCGGAGGCTGCTGCGAGCGAACTGGGTTCGACCGATGTCGCCATCGGGGTCGCGGTCGACGTCACGGACGCCGCCGCGGTGCAGGCCGCGGTCGATGCTGCAGCGCTCGCGTTCGGCGGCGTCGACCTTGTCGTCAGCAACGCGGGCCTGTCGATCTCGAAGCCGCTGCTCGAGACGTCCGAGGCGGACTGGGACATCCAGCACGACGTGATGGCGAAGGGGACGTTCCTGGTGGCGAAGGCCGCTGCCCGTGCGATGATCGACCAGCGCGTCGGTGGTGACATCGTCGTCATCGCATCGAAGAACGCCGTGTTCGCGGGCCCGAACAACATCGCCTACAGCGCCACCAAGGCGGACCAGGCGCACCAGGTGCGTCTGCTGGCGGCTGAGCTGGGCGAGCACGGCATCCGCGTCAACGGCATCAATCCCGACGGTGTCGTGCGGGGGTCGGGCATCTTCGCCGGAGGGTGGGGCGCGCAGCGGGCGGCGGTGTACGGCGTGGAGGAGGAGGACCTCGGCGAGTTCTACGCACAGCGGACGATCCTCAAGCGCGAGGTCCTGCCCGAGCACGTCGCTGCTGCGGTCGCCGCGATCGCATCCGTTGAGTTCAGCCACACGACCGGCCTCCTGATCCCCGTCGATGCCGGCGTGGCCGCAGCCTTCCTCCGCTAG
- the rhaI gene encoding L-rhamnose isomerase, with translation MTSFDEITPALERLAIEVPSWAYGNSGTRFKVFAQPGVPRDPFEKIADAAEVHRATGVAPSVALHIPWDRVDDPDKLRAHAEDLGVSVGTINSNTFQDDDYMLGSFCHVDDRIRAKAVRHAIDCIDIMDITGSRDLKVWLPDGLNYPGQGDLRGRQDRLADSLAQVYGRLGDRQRLVLEYKFFEPAFYATDVPDWGTSYVQCVALGDRAVVCLDTGHHAPGTNIEFIVMQLLRLGRLGAFDFNSRFYADDDLIVGAADPFQLFRIMFEVIRGGGLDADVVDGPSPVSFMLDQCHNVEAKIPAQIRSVLNVVEMTAKALLVDRVALADAERAGDVLAGNAVMMDAFATDVRSDLADWRATRHLPTDPMGAYLASGYQERIVAERVGGDQAGWGA, from the coding sequence ATGACGTCCTTCGACGAGATCACCCCCGCGTTGGAGCGCCTCGCGATCGAGGTGCCGTCGTGGGCGTACGGCAACAGCGGCACCCGCTTCAAGGTCTTCGCCCAGCCGGGCGTACCGCGGGACCCTTTCGAGAAGATCGCCGATGCCGCCGAGGTCCATCGCGCCACCGGCGTCGCACCGTCCGTCGCACTGCACATCCCGTGGGACCGGGTCGACGACCCCGACAAGCTCCGCGCCCACGCGGAGGACCTCGGTGTGAGCGTCGGGACGATCAACTCCAACACGTTCCAGGACGACGACTACATGCTCGGGTCGTTCTGCCATGTGGATGACCGGATCAGAGCGAAGGCGGTGCGGCACGCCATCGACTGCATCGACATCATGGACATCACGGGCAGTCGCGACCTGAAGGTCTGGCTGCCCGACGGACTCAACTACCCGGGCCAGGGCGACCTCCGTGGCCGCCAGGACCGGCTCGCCGACTCCCTCGCGCAGGTGTACGGCCGCCTCGGCGACCGCCAGCGCCTGGTGCTCGAGTACAAGTTCTTCGAGCCCGCCTTCTACGCGACCGACGTGCCCGACTGGGGCACGTCCTACGTCCAGTGCGTGGCGCTCGGCGACCGTGCGGTGGTCTGCCTGGACACCGGCCACCACGCGCCGGGCACGAACATCGAGTTCATCGTCATGCAGCTGCTGCGGCTCGGCCGTCTCGGCGCGTTCGACTTCAACTCCCGCTTCTACGCCGACGACGACCTGATCGTCGGGGCGGCTGACCCCTTCCAGCTCTTCCGGATCATGTTCGAGGTCATCCGTGGTGGCGGTCTCGACGCCGACGTGGTCGACGGGCCGTCCCCGGTGAGCTTCATGCTCGATCAGTGCCACAACGTCGAGGCGAAGATCCCTGCTCAGATCCGCTCGGTGCTGAACGTCGTGGAGATGACCGCCAAGGCGCTGCTCGTCGACCGGGTCGCGCTCGCCGACGCCGAGCGCGCCGGCGACGTCCTCGCCGGGAACGCGGTGATGATGGACGCCTTCGCGACGGACGTCCGCAGCGACCTCGCCGACTGGAGGGCCACCCGGCACCTGCCCACCGATCCGATGGGTGCGTACCTGGCGAGCGGCTACCAGGAGCGGATCGTCGCCGAGCGAGTCGGCGGTGACCAGGCTGGTTGGGGAGCCTGA
- a CDS encoding MarR family winged helix-turn-helix transcriptional regulator, giving the protein MAGTGDDDIDEKLLVALQRLGRLMSSRQVASDISGAAGVELSQQGVQLLRALHRSGEAPVAALASASQMDIGAVSRQLRLLEDAGLVTRSSSPADRRVVLVDTTDSGARVAARIRDVGLRHLTESLSGWSATDRRRVADLLARLVTDLQRTDIRAADE; this is encoded by the coding sequence ATGGCGGGAACCGGCGACGACGACATCGACGAGAAGCTTCTCGTCGCGCTCCAGCGCCTGGGCCGGCTGATGTCCAGCCGACAGGTCGCTTCCGACATCAGCGGTGCGGCCGGCGTGGAGCTCTCCCAGCAGGGGGTCCAGCTCCTCCGCGCCCTGCACCGGTCCGGCGAGGCGCCCGTCGCCGCACTTGCGTCGGCGAGTCAGATGGACATCGGCGCGGTCAGCCGTCAACTGCGCCTCCTCGAGGACGCCGGCCTCGTGACCCGCTCGTCGTCGCCCGCGGATCGCCGCGTGGTGCTCGTCGACACCACGGACTCGGGGGCACGGGTCGCGGCGCGGATCAGGGACGTCGGCCTCCGGCACCTGACCGAGAGCCTGTCCGGCTGGTCCGCGACGGATCGCCGTCGGGTGGCCGACCTCCTGGCCCGCCTGGTCACCGACCTCCAGCGCACGGACATCCGCGCCGCTGACGAGTAA
- a CDS encoding DegT/DnrJ/EryC1/StrS family aminotransferase, producing MTETPTRRIDYAGSVHDEREIEAVVEVLRGGPTAMRIGRNVRAMEQRVAELLGKRRGVMCNSGSSALYLAIEVLGLQPFDEIVTSAVTFSTDIAPMVKSGIVPAFVDVTPDTFQIDVDGIEAMIGPRTKAILAPDLIGNCPDWDAIREIADRYDLVVIEDSCDALGQTLRGTPTGRRADIALTSFALSHIITAAGTGGMVCFDDDELVDKALLLRRWGRRSEVQLFGSTRGEDKRFFSAIEGDESNADLEYDNIFIFDEVGWNFEPSEISAAFGLVQLDKLPENLARRQRNFELTSSYFAKYPDLFVLPRLTEGIETGWHMFPFIIEPDSGIRRADLQQWMERHGIDTRMVWTGNATRQPAFRDTSFRLPEAGLPNADRVMEWGLILPGSHSLDDDDCAWIGECLDRFVAQL from the coding sequence ATGACCGAGACCCCGACCCGCCGGATCGACTACGCCGGCTCCGTCCACGACGAGCGGGAGATCGAGGCCGTCGTCGAGGTGCTGCGCGGCGGCCCGACCGCGATGCGCATCGGCCGGAACGTGCGGGCGATGGAGCAGCGCGTCGCCGAGCTCCTGGGCAAGCGTCGAGGCGTCATGTGCAACTCCGGGAGCTCGGCGCTCTACCTCGCCATCGAGGTGCTCGGCCTCCAGCCGTTCGACGAGATCGTCACCTCGGCGGTGACGTTCTCGACCGACATCGCCCCGATGGTGAAGTCAGGGATCGTGCCGGCCTTCGTCGACGTCACCCCCGACACCTTCCAGATCGACGTGGACGGCATCGAGGCGATGATCGGTCCGCGCACCAAGGCGATCCTTGCCCCCGACCTGATCGGCAACTGCCCCGACTGGGACGCGATCCGAGAGATCGCCGACCGCTACGACCTGGTCGTCATCGAGGACTCCTGCGACGCGCTCGGTCAGACCTTGCGCGGCACCCCGACCGGACGCCGGGCCGACATCGCACTCACCAGCTTCGCCCTCTCGCACATCATCACCGCGGCGGGGACCGGCGGCATGGTGTGCTTCGACGACGACGAGCTCGTGGACAAGGCCTTGCTGCTGCGGCGGTGGGGGCGGCGATCGGAGGTGCAGCTCTTCGGGTCGACGCGCGGCGAGGACAAGCGGTTCTTCTCCGCCATCGAGGGCGACGAGTCCAACGCCGACCTCGAGTACGACAACATCTTCATCTTCGACGAGGTCGGCTGGAACTTCGAGCCCTCCGAGATCTCCGCCGCCTTCGGCCTGGTCCAGCTCGACAAGCTCCCGGAGAACCTGGCCCGCCGCCAGCGCAACTTCGAGCTCACCAGCAGCTACTTCGCGAAGTATCCCGACCTGTTCGTGCTGCCCCGACTGACCGAGGGCATCGAGACCGGCTGGCACATGTTCCCGTTCATCATCGAGCCGGACTCGGGGATCCGCCGCGCCGACCTGCAGCAGTGGATGGAACGACACGGCATCGACACCCGGATGGTCTGGACCGGCAACGCCACTCGCCAGCCAGCGTTCCGGGACACGTCGTTCCGCCTCCCGGAGGCAGGCCTCCCCAACGCCGACCGCGTCATGGAGTGGGGCCTCATCCTGCCGGGCAGCCACTCCCTGGACGACGACGACTGCGCCTGGATCGGGGAGTGCCTCGACCGCTTCGTCGCGCAGCTCTGA
- a CDS encoding alpha-hydroxy acid oxidase gives MKALDTLRSVIRFNRLETDPIERRLARAASVADLRRIAKRRLPGGVFDYIDGGAEDERTLAANQAAFASTTFRPRVLRGIGSIDTTTTVLGSPVACPLVLAPTGFTRIADPDGELAVARAAQRAGLPYTLSTLSTRSIEEVRAVSDGRLWFQVYAWRDRGLVKEMIDRAAASAFEALVLTVDTAVFGRRERDVRRGFSLPPAIGPRTIIDGALHPSWTLAFLRSEPIRFANVVGRDVGDGASPVTLSDYINTQFDPSLSWDDIEWLRSVWDGPIVVKGIQRVDDAVRAAEAGVEAIALSNHGGRQLDGAPATFDLVAPVVDAVAGRAEIICDGGIRRGSDIVKAVAAGATAAMAGRAYLYALGAAGERGVDRLLGWFAADIVRTMSLLGAGSIDAVDRDLIDRSDGPSGPN, from the coding sequence ATGAAGGCACTCGACACGCTCCGGTCGGTCATCCGGTTCAACCGGCTGGAGACCGATCCGATCGAACGTCGTCTTGCGAGGGCGGCGTCCGTCGCGGACCTCAGGCGCATCGCCAAGCGCCGTCTCCCGGGCGGCGTGTTCGACTACATCGACGGTGGCGCCGAGGACGAGCGCACCCTCGCAGCCAACCAGGCCGCGTTCGCCTCGACGACGTTCCGTCCCCGCGTGCTCCGCGGCATCGGATCCATCGACACGACCACGACGGTGCTCGGTTCGCCCGTGGCGTGTCCGCTGGTGCTGGCGCCCACCGGGTTCACCCGCATCGCCGACCCGGACGGCGAGCTCGCCGTGGCCCGCGCTGCGCAGCGGGCCGGGTTGCCGTACACCCTGTCGACGTTGAGCACCCGTTCGATCGAGGAGGTGCGGGCGGTCAGCGACGGTCGGCTGTGGTTCCAGGTGTACGCCTGGCGCGACCGCGGACTCGTGAAGGAGATGATCGACCGGGCTGCGGCCTCGGCGTTCGAGGCGCTGGTGCTGACGGTCGACACCGCCGTGTTCGGTCGGCGCGAGCGCGACGTCCGACGAGGCTTCTCGCTCCCACCGGCCATCGGTCCCCGGACGATCATCGACGGAGCACTGCACCCCTCCTGGACGCTGGCGTTCCTCCGGAGCGAACCCATCCGCTTCGCGAACGTCGTCGGTCGTGACGTCGGCGACGGTGCCTCGCCGGTGACGTTGTCGGACTACATCAACACCCAGTTCGATCCCTCGCTGTCGTGGGATGACATCGAATGGCTGCGCTCGGTGTGGGACGGCCCGATCGTCGTCAAGGGCATCCAGCGCGTCGACGATGCCGTCCGAGCGGCCGAGGCGGGCGTGGAGGCCATCGCCTTGTCGAACCACGGAGGGCGACAACTCGACGGGGCCCCAGCGACGTTCGATCTGGTCGCGCCGGTCGTCGACGCGGTCGCCGGCCGAGCGGAGATCATCTGCGACGGCGGGATCCGCCGTGGCAGCGACATCGTCAAGGCGGTCGCCGCCGGGGCGACCGCAGCGATGGCCGGTCGGGCCTACCTGTACGCCCTCGGCGCAGCAGGGGAGCGCGGCGTCGATCGGCTGCTCGGGTGGTTCGCGGCTGACATCGTCCGCACCATGAGCCTGCTCGGCGCCGGCAGCATCGACGCCGTCGACCGCGACCTCATCGACCGGTCGGACGGACCGAGCGGTCCCAACTGA
- a CDS encoding MBL fold metallo-hydrolase translates to MNTPTSIDVAPGQPILPDIPAVEPYQIAPDTYLIPNLVPAQPGTFVMANSLVILAEEPVVVDTGAPMHREQWLANVGSVVDLDDVRWVFLSHDDGDHIGNMHPLLDAAPNATVVTNFFSNERAAMEPDRAMPLHRQQWLEAGSSFDAGDRRLHLFRPPIFDGPTTRGLYDEVSGVMWAVDSFAALTTGAVYDAPDVPSDLYDETFMLFNSLVSPWHEWLSPEVYGRHVDSIEAIGATTIATAHGPVLRGSFIPGAFDRVRALAGRPNIAAPGQEALDAMLAAALVEPAA, encoded by the coding sequence ATGAACACCCCGACCTCCATCGATGTGGCACCCGGCCAGCCGATCCTGCCCGACATCCCGGCCGTCGAGCCGTACCAGATCGCTCCTGACACGTACCTCATCCCCAACCTGGTGCCCGCCCAGCCCGGCACGTTCGTGATGGCCAACAGCCTCGTGATCCTGGCCGAGGAGCCGGTCGTGGTCGACACCGGTGCTCCGATGCACCGCGAGCAGTGGCTCGCGAACGTCGGTTCGGTCGTCGACCTGGACGATGTCCGCTGGGTGTTCCTGTCCCACGACGACGGCGATCACATCGGCAACATGCACCCGCTGCTCGACGCCGCGCCGAACGCCACCGTCGTCACCAACTTCTTCTCCAACGAGCGGGCCGCGATGGAGCCCGACCGGGCGATGCCCCTCCACCGTCAGCAGTGGCTCGAGGCGGGCTCGTCGTTCGATGCCGGCGACCGTCGACTGCACCTGTTCCGGCCGCCGATCTTCGACGGGCCGACGACACGCGGCCTCTACGACGAGGTGAGCGGAGTCATGTGGGCGGTCGATTCGTTCGCCGCGCTGACCACCGGAGCGGTCTACGACGCCCCCGACGTCCCGTCGGACCTCTACGACGAGACCTTCATGCTCTTCAACAGCCTGGTGTCGCCGTGGCACGAGTGGCTCTCGCCCGAGGTCTACGGCCGCCACGTGGACTCGATCGAGGCCATCGGTGCCACGACCATCGCCACGGCGCACGGACCGGTGCTGCGCGGCTCGTTCATCCCGGGAGCGTTCGACCGGGTGCGGGCCCTCGCCGGCCGACCGAACATCGCGGCACCCGGCCAGGAGGCGCTCGACGCCATGCTCGCCGCCGCCCTCGTCGAACCCGCAGCGTGA